In Zobellia roscoffensis, the following are encoded in one genomic region:
- a CDS encoding family 43 glycosylhydrolase: MKTSISIFLSIFLSYMGTYAQEKPLIPQQANEYVRIYKPDGDYFFAPDTPNLKEGKWYDEWVPNDHTFVKGDDGKWHIFGITHPLVETKPLNKGIHEGEHGSFHAVSEATDFKETVKEHHYNDLPKILTPKDRPGEIAANHAPYIVRKDGLFQMVYGHSPMRLAVSDNLYDWEPKGELFSDPDGARDPNLLLYKGTYYLTYCSIKSVRMVTSKDLVNWSEPKIILKTNKFDPESPTLLFHNNTFYLFVCAWKGGWDGKDIKGAYTHKAHVYNSNDLNDFGADQEKEVAVLNAHAPEIFQGEDGQWYISSVEWPYRGVSIDKLKWMEAK; encoded by the coding sequence ATGAAAACTAGCATATCTATATTCCTTTCAATTTTTCTTTCTTATATGGGAACCTATGCTCAAGAAAAGCCATTAATTCCACAACAAGCCAATGAATATGTACGAATCTACAAGCCTGATGGCGATTATTTTTTCGCCCCTGACACGCCTAACCTAAAAGAAGGCAAATGGTATGATGAATGGGTACCGAACGACCATACTTTTGTAAAGGGCGATGATGGCAAGTGGCATATCTTTGGAATAACCCACCCATTGGTAGAAACAAAACCGCTCAATAAAGGCATACACGAGGGCGAGCATGGTTCTTTTCATGCCGTATCAGAAGCAACGGATTTTAAAGAAACAGTAAAGGAGCATCACTATAATGATCTCCCAAAAATATTAACTCCAAAAGACCGGCCGGGAGAAATAGCTGCGAACCACGCACCTTATATTGTTAGAAAAGACGGACTCTTTCAGATGGTTTACGGCCATAGCCCAATGCGCTTGGCTGTTTCCGATAATCTATATGATTGGGAACCAAAAGGAGAACTCTTCTCTGACCCAGATGGTGCCCGTGACCCTAATTTACTACTATACAAAGGCACATATTATCTGACGTATTGTTCTATAAAAAGTGTTCGGATGGTAACCTCTAAAGATTTGGTTAACTGGAGCGAACCTAAAATCATTCTTAAGACGAACAAATTTGATCCTGAATCGCCCACCCTACTATTCCACAACAATACCTTTTACCTCTTTGTTTGCGCATGGAAAGGTGGCTGGGATGGCAAAGATATAAAAGGTGCTTATACCCATAAAGCCCATGTCTACAACTCCAATGACCTAAATGATTTTGGCGCGGACCAAGAAAAAGAAGTTGCGGTTTTAAATGCTCATGCCCCAGAGATTTTTCAAGGCGAAGATGGACAATGGTATATCTCTAGTGTAGAGTGGCCGTACCGAGGGGTTAGTATAGATAAATTGAAGTGGATGGAAGCAAAGTAA
- a CDS encoding VPS10 domain-containing protein: MSPKSIVHNIVPLALFLMVMAASGQTAQENKAFFKRLKTEKVASDSTVVWKQFGPGMSGNNKCAFWHPTDPNALYISPNMGNSYVSFDKGKTYNTMLDEDASGYKQGERGPMQLFSIDFSHQNPDFGFSSDDKNKGIFITHDRGESWQNLNHPIFDGKYVSCVTVDPKDDNIWYAGGGEMRHLGRMLFPNTKPHGSKEHEPSLNKLWKSMDKGKNWVLLNKGLHPKTQFETLIVDPKDSNTIYASTNYGFYKSTNGGKNWSQKTKGFDYDVMRAMTHHYNKKTDVLTLYVISNPMWKAVGNTLTDDKGGIFKSTDRGESWEKLKGNLPLDMRQFQKNADIKKSYMHCAAYVFDMKDNDFRKEFSEMPSAITIRFNTIAVDPNDPDNIYLNNEYSNASRNNFKPGQIWRSKDGGKNWHIALRNGKAWKTGSKDYKYWEERGNPMETNISLRYLKDWVDRDFYERKGSNFVRWNADGSALHTQMAKISLMSYDKGETWVDIDDEYTTPGTESYVGAGNSNLPGHGFYQHPNIKNKVFCMAGENSLWITNEEGSQVRFGAQGAESHNFLDHETSLSWYAIHPKDTLVHYALFFRQAAKGKLLKSVDNGKTWKEHGIAIPKWEIKAHSGDQSVHQNHLIIDPKNPDNMYFVVPKNSIDMEWVGNSVTGFGVHKSHDGGKTWQEANTGLPDSRDATKIAFDPQDPNILYATIQNKNGGLFKSFNNGTSWVKVTSSENISGNQGINDIHFSRDGKAYITAGTKRGKTNDGGVWVSDDNLRTWKRIFDYPWTNRIETAYYNPNTILVSTLSNVSIDSKNAGTYLSQDGGTTWTKINKGNGQSDRINDIAIDNYNPGKFYTSTRGSGWYVTQHPKPNKPIKL; the protein is encoded by the coding sequence ATGAGCCCAAAAAGCATCGTTCATAATATAGTTCCTTTAGCCCTTTTTCTAATGGTAATGGCTGCAAGCGGGCAAACAGCACAAGAAAACAAAGCTTTTTTCAAACGTTTAAAGACTGAAAAAGTAGCTTCTGATTCTACCGTAGTTTGGAAACAATTTGGCCCTGGAATGAGCGGCAACAATAAATGCGCTTTTTGGCATCCTACAGACCCCAATGCCCTTTATATCAGCCCTAATATGGGGAATTCGTACGTCTCTTTTGACAAAGGTAAAACGTATAATACTATGTTAGATGAAGATGCTTCGGGATATAAGCAAGGGGAACGAGGGCCCATGCAACTTTTTAGTATTGATTTCTCTCACCAAAATCCAGATTTCGGCTTTTCTAGTGACGACAAAAACAAGGGTATTTTCATTACCCATGACCGTGGGGAATCTTGGCAAAATCTAAACCACCCTATTTTTGACGGCAAATACGTTTCCTGTGTTACCGTAGACCCCAAAGACGATAATATTTGGTATGCCGGCGGGGGCGAAATGAGACATTTAGGCAGAATGTTGTTTCCCAACACTAAACCCCATGGCTCTAAAGAGCATGAGCCAAGTTTGAACAAACTTTGGAAAAGTATGGACAAGGGTAAAAACTGGGTACTACTAAACAAAGGACTGCATCCAAAAACCCAATTTGAAACATTAATTGTAGACCCAAAAGATTCTAATACCATCTACGCCAGTACAAATTATGGTTTTTACAAAAGCACGAATGGAGGGAAAAATTGGTCCCAAAAAACAAAAGGATTTGATTACGATGTAATGCGCGCTATGACACATCATTACAACAAAAAAACAGATGTTCTTACGCTCTACGTTATCAGCAATCCTATGTGGAAAGCAGTTGGCAATACACTGACAGATGATAAAGGCGGTATTTTCAAAAGTACGGATCGTGGCGAAAGTTGGGAGAAATTAAAAGGCAATTTGCCTTTAGACATGAGACAGTTTCAGAAAAACGCTGATATCAAAAAGAGCTACATGCACTGTGCTGCGTATGTTTTTGATATGAAAGACAATGATTTCAGGAAAGAGTTCTCTGAAATGCCTTCTGCTATTACCATTCGCTTCAATACTATTGCGGTAGACCCTAATGATCCAGATAATATTTACCTCAACAATGAATACTCTAACGCGTCGCGGAACAATTTTAAACCCGGTCAAATATGGCGTAGTAAAGACGGTGGCAAAAATTGGCATATCGCCTTGCGAAATGGAAAAGCATGGAAAACGGGTTCCAAAGATTATAAGTATTGGGAAGAAAGGGGCAATCCTATGGAAACCAACATATCACTTCGCTATTTAAAAGATTGGGTAGATAGGGATTTCTACGAACGAAAAGGCTCCAATTTTGTAAGATGGAATGCAGATGGTAGTGCACTTCATACCCAAATGGCGAAAATATCCCTTATGAGCTACGACAAAGGCGAAACTTGGGTAGATATTGATGATGAGTACACCACTCCCGGTACGGAAAGTTATGTAGGTGCCGGAAATAGCAATCTACCGGGTCATGGTTTTTACCAACACCCTAACATAAAGAACAAGGTATTCTGTATGGCCGGAGAAAACAGTTTGTGGATAACTAACGAAGAAGGGTCTCAGGTTCGTTTCGGAGCTCAAGGTGCAGAATCCCATAATTTTCTGGACCATGAAACATCACTCAGTTGGTATGCCATACATCCAAAAGATACCTTGGTTCATTATGCTCTGTTCTTTAGACAGGCTGCAAAAGGTAAATTGTTAAAATCCGTTGATAATGGAAAAACATGGAAAGAACACGGTATTGCCATTCCTAAATGGGAGATAAAGGCGCATAGTGGAGACCAAAGCGTACATCAAAATCACCTTATAATAGACCCTAAAAATCCGGATAATATGTATTTTGTGGTTCCTAAAAATTCTATTGATATGGAATGGGTGGGCAATTCCGTAACCGGATTTGGGGTTCATAAAAGCCATGATGGCGGCAAAACCTGGCAAGAAGCCAATACAGGTCTGCCCGATTCACGAGATGCCACCAAAATAGCTTTCGACCCTCAAGACCCCAACATCCTTTACGCCACCATACAGAATAAAAACGGAGGTCTTTTTAAATCCTTTAATAATGGTACTTCCTGGGTAAAGGTTACATCTTCCGAGAACATATCGGGCAATCAAGGTATAAATGACATTCATTTTTCCAGAGACGGAAAAGCCTATATTACCGCCGGAACCAAAAGAGGAAAAACAAATGACGGAGGGGTTTGGGTGAGCGATGATAACCTACGTACCTGGAAACGTATTTTTGATTACCCTTGGACCAACCGTATTGAAACGGCGTATTACAACCCCAACACAATTCTTGTATCCACTTTGAGTAACGTCTCCATAGACTCAAAAAATGCCGGCACTTATCTTTCACAAGACGGTGGCACAACTTGGACTAAAATCAACAAAGGAAACGGGCAGAGTGACCGTATTAATGATATTGCCATAGACAACTATAATCCCGGTAAATTTTATACCTCTACCCGAGGAAGCGGATGGTATGTTACACAACACCCAAAACCCAACAAACCCATTAAACTATAA
- a CDS encoding alpha-L-fucosidase translates to MKNLTKINRLKLPIFLIFFVMTTINYAQNSSHKNEIPAVPYAADWSSLQKHNTPDWLYGLKLGIYCHWGPQTVQVASKNTQMTILEAIDKWKGEKFDAKKWVDLMQDAGAQFGGPVAWHGSGVVNWDSNITDWNSAKKGPKVDIYGSLAKELRKRNMPLISSFHTGDFWSRMWGQLSKEDSTYLNPYEDNSKYASANEGRLAEVIFKAWFDRISEAIDTYEPDMIWFDTGFGGTVKGELKKYTDRGRLLPAGDNELISVPESYQQKLISDYFNKGLELGKEVEVFYKTHDIPPGIGIRDIEDGNLQGMQYDPWMADINMQRHFEWPSPWFYNPANKVKEAGTLIDMLIDMTSKNGRMLLNVPPKADGSFADETKKELYAMGQWLKINGEAIYNTMPWIFYGEGPTEVTNPGHHGQGKNHGELIPKYTSEDIRFTQNGKNLYAICMEWPGEQITIRTLGSKGKLYPGDIQSISMLGSKDRVRWEQKPEGLVVQFPKEKPCDFAYVLKIERR, encoded by the coding sequence ATGAAAAACCTAACTAAGATCAACCGGCTTAAACTACCAATATTCCTGATTTTCTTTGTGATGACCACAATAAATTATGCTCAAAATTCGAGCCATAAAAATGAAATACCGGCTGTGCCGTATGCAGCAGATTGGTCGTCTTTACAAAAACACAATACGCCAGATTGGCTTTATGGATTGAAATTAGGGATTTACTGTCATTGGGGGCCGCAAACTGTACAAGTAGCTTCCAAAAACACCCAAATGACCATCCTTGAAGCAATTGATAAATGGAAAGGAGAAAAATTCGATGCCAAAAAATGGGTCGATTTGATGCAAGATGCAGGCGCCCAGTTCGGCGGGCCCGTAGCATGGCACGGTAGCGGGGTCGTAAATTGGGATAGTAATATAACAGATTGGAATTCAGCAAAAAAAGGACCAAAAGTAGATATATACGGAAGCTTGGCAAAAGAACTACGTAAACGAAATATGCCCTTGATATCCTCTTTCCACACGGGTGATTTTTGGAGCCGTATGTGGGGTCAACTATCCAAAGAAGACTCAACTTACCTCAACCCCTATGAAGACAATTCAAAGTACGCTAGTGCCAATGAAGGCCGATTGGCGGAGGTTATTTTCAAAGCTTGGTTTGACCGCATTTCTGAAGCTATAGATACGTACGAACCAGATATGATCTGGTTCGATACCGGCTTTGGGGGAACCGTAAAAGGCGAATTAAAAAAGTACACAGATCGAGGCCGACTTTTACCGGCCGGGGATAACGAATTGATCAGTGTACCGGAAAGCTATCAACAAAAATTAATCAGTGATTATTTCAACAAGGGACTTGAATTAGGCAAAGAAGTAGAAGTCTTTTATAAAACCCATGATATTCCACCAGGAATAGGAATTCGCGATATAGAAGATGGGAACCTGCAGGGGATGCAATATGACCCATGGATGGCAGATATCAATATGCAACGCCACTTTGAGTGGCCCAGTCCTTGGTTCTATAATCCTGCAAACAAGGTAAAAGAGGCCGGCACATTGATTGATATGCTCATTGACATGACCAGCAAAAATGGTAGAATGCTTTTAAATGTGCCTCCCAAGGCCGATGGTAGCTTTGCCGATGAAACTAAAAAGGAACTTTATGCCATGGGGCAATGGCTAAAAATTAATGGAGAAGCCATTTATAACACCATGCCATGGATATTTTACGGAGAAGGCCCCACGGAAGTAACCAATCCCGGCCATCACGGACAAGGTAAAAACCATGGGGAATTGATACCAAAATACACTTCGGAAGATATTCGGTTTACCCAAAACGGAAAAAACTTGTACGCCATATGTATGGAATGGCCAGGGGAACAAATTACCATTAGAACATTAGGCAGTAAGGGAAAGCTCTATCCTGGAGACATTCAAAGTATTTCAATGTTGGGAAGTAAAGACCGTGTCAGATGGGAACAAAAACCCGAAGGTCTCGTTGTTCAATTTCCAAAAGAAAAACCGTGCGATTTCGCTTATGTTTTAAAAATCGAGCGCCGTTAA
- a CDS encoding sulfatase family protein translates to MMTFFNKQTTLVILLLLISGCFAKAAAQQKPNILFCIADDQSFAHTSTQGAAELNTPNFDRVAKSGVIFNNAYTNVSSCAPSRASILTGRNIWDLEEGGLLFGGLPKKYTTFSTLLSQNGYTTGYSGKGYMPANQKDPYQTRPLAPEFNDIKMDAPKKMSNKDYAENFNTFLSSKKEDKPFFFWFGSHEAHRGYDAGSGARAGKDISKIEVPGFLPDNELIRNDIADYYSEIEWFDSHLGRMINALEDAGELENTIIIVTADNGMPFPRAKGTCYDYGTHMPLAICWGNKIKGGNRVDDFISFTDFVPTLLEAVDIATPEDVTGNSFLDVLLSNKSGQIDPKRDRVFTALERHTYCRPGGAPYPIRTIRKGDWLYMINFESDRWPSGNPDFASPHQGFYGDIDAGPSREYLIKNKDQDSVKFYADLSLKKRPEVELYNVKEDPYQLHNLAYDDTYASLCVELKTDLFAYLKRTNDPRMQGKSPWDNYPYFFEGFEKEHLKPVEQRQ, encoded by the coding sequence ATGATGACTTTTTTTAATAAACAGACAACATTAGTAATTCTTCTACTATTGATAAGTGGATGCTTTGCAAAAGCAGCTGCCCAGCAAAAACCGAACATCCTTTTTTGTATTGCTGATGATCAATCTTTTGCACATACTTCCACTCAAGGTGCGGCAGAGTTAAACACACCTAATTTTGACCGTGTTGCCAAGAGTGGGGTTATATTCAATAATGCCTATACAAACGTATCTTCTTGCGCTCCATCAAGAGCTTCCATTTTAACCGGGCGTAATATTTGGGACCTTGAAGAAGGCGGACTATTGTTTGGAGGATTGCCTAAAAAGTATACCACTTTTTCAACACTATTATCCCAAAATGGATATACCACAGGGTATTCTGGTAAAGGGTATATGCCGGCCAATCAAAAAGACCCCTACCAGACACGACCATTAGCTCCAGAGTTCAACGATATTAAAATGGATGCCCCAAAAAAGATGTCCAATAAAGATTATGCAGAAAACTTCAATACCTTTCTTTCTAGTAAAAAAGAGGACAAACCTTTCTTTTTTTGGTTCGGGTCACATGAAGCCCACCGAGGATACGATGCTGGAAGCGGCGCCAGGGCTGGCAAAGATATTTCAAAAATAGAAGTACCCGGTTTTTTACCCGATAATGAATTAATACGCAATGACATTGCCGATTATTACAGTGAAATAGAGTGGTTCGATTCACACTTAGGGCGGATGATCAACGCCTTGGAAGATGCCGGAGAGTTAGAGAACACTATCATAATTGTAACGGCAGATAATGGAATGCCTTTTCCCCGTGCAAAAGGCACATGCTATGATTATGGCACGCATATGCCTTTAGCTATATGTTGGGGCAATAAAATTAAAGGGGGCAACCGCGTAGATGATTTTATAAGCTTCACTGATTTTGTTCCCACTTTACTAGAAGCCGTTGATATTGCTACTCCCGAAGATGTTACGGGAAATAGTTTTTTAGACGTTTTGCTGTCCAATAAAAGTGGACAAATAGACCCTAAAAGAGATCGGGTATTTACGGCTTTGGAACGCCACACCTATTGCCGTCCCGGTGGAGCTCCCTATCCCATAAGAACCATTCGCAAAGGCGATTGGTTGTATATGATAAACTTTGAATCTGACAGATGGCCTTCCGGTAATCCTGATTTTGCCTCTCCGCACCAAGGTTTTTACGGAGATATAGATGCCGGGCCTTCCCGTGAATATTTAATTAAAAATAAAGATCAAGACTCTGTGAAATTTTATGCAGACCTATCACTTAAAAAACGTCCTGAAGTAGAGCTGTACAATGTAAAGGAAGACCCTTATCAACTACATAACCTCGCTTATGACGATACTTATGCAAGCCTGTGCGTCGAATTAAAAACAGACTTATTTGCCTATTTAAAAAGGACAAACGACCCAAGAATGCAAGGAAAATCGCCTTGGGATAATTATCCCTATTTCTTTGAAGGTTTTGAAAAGGAACATTTGAAACCTGTTGAGCAAAGACAATAA
- a CDS encoding glycoside hydrolase family 117 protein, with amino-acid sequence MKRIIFTLLTLSGFFTSYSQEKAFPFELPEEKPDRPLSAALNRNYDNYLGPRQESNELYTQFKYTELKGFDYNGNDGTITRRDPSKVIFENGQYYIWYTHRETPVAPVGIPRVEESNDTIPSADWDLADIFYATSKDGFTWEEQGVAVPRPPKPQVGWRSVTTTDILKWKGKYYLYYQAFSEAPGKSGGDNCPVAVSYADSPNGPWTPFKKEVIPNGAPGSWDQFSIHDPYPIVHNGKIYLYYKSDFGKVNGKNNVRMHGLAIADDPLGPFTKHPLNPIMNSGHETTLFPFKKGVAAFAIRDGNEANTIQYAEDWVNFEIASMVEMMPDAGGPFVADAFTDTKDGRGITWGISHFANPTRDWKKNHVVLVRFDCDLSLDVDDQQMKRHHNTPKFEYLLEHGLNAKQRERVNNETKQLNEN; translated from the coding sequence ATGAAACGAATTATTTTTACACTATTGACCCTGAGCGGCTTTTTTACTTCCTACAGTCAGGAGAAAGCATTCCCTTTTGAACTCCCTGAAGAAAAACCGGATAGACCCTTAAGTGCCGCATTAAACCGTAATTATGATAACTATTTAGGCCCTCGTCAGGAAAGCAATGAGTTGTACACCCAGTTTAAATATACAGAGCTTAAAGGCTTTGATTATAATGGGAACGATGGTACTATAACCCGGCGTGACCCTTCCAAAGTAATTTTTGAAAATGGCCAATATTATATATGGTACACTCACCGTGAAACCCCTGTAGCTCCAGTAGGCATTCCAAGGGTTGAAGAATCTAATGATACTATTCCCTCTGCAGATTGGGATTTAGCCGATATTTTCTACGCAACATCAAAAGACGGATTTACTTGGGAAGAGCAAGGTGTTGCGGTTCCTAGGCCTCCAAAACCACAAGTAGGTTGGCGTTCGGTTACCACGACCGATATTTTAAAGTGGAAAGGGAAATACTATTTGTACTACCAAGCTTTTTCCGAAGCACCCGGAAAAAGTGGCGGAGACAATTGTCCCGTTGCCGTTTCTTATGCCGATTCTCCAAACGGTCCCTGGACACCTTTTAAGAAAGAAGTAATACCTAACGGCGCACCTGGTTCTTGGGACCAGTTTTCAATTCATGACCCCTACCCTATAGTGCACAACGGTAAGATATACCTATACTACAAATCAGATTTTGGTAAAGTTAACGGTAAGAACAATGTACGTATGCACGGTCTTGCCATTGCAGATGATCCGTTAGGTCCGTTTACAAAACATCCTTTGAACCCTATAATGAATTCAGGTCATGAGACTACTTTATTTCCTTTCAAAAAAGGGGTTGCTGCTTTTGCCATTAGAGATGGTAATGAGGCCAATACCATACAATATGCCGAAGATTGGGTGAATTTTGAAATCGCTTCTATGGTAGAAATGATGCCAGATGCCGGAGGACCTTTCGTTGCCGATGCTTTTACAGATACCAAAGACGGCCGTGGTATTACTTGGGGAATTTCACATTTTGCCAACCCTACGCGCGACTGGAAAAAAAACCATGTGGTATTAGTCCGTTTTGATTGTGACCTGAGCTTAGATGTTGATGATCAACAAATGAAACGCCACCATAACACTCCTAAGTTCGAGTATTTGTTAGAGCATGGTCTGAATGCTAAACAACGAGAACGTGTAAATAATGAAACAAAACAATTAAATGAAAACTAG
- a CDS encoding apiosidase-like domain-containing protein has protein sequence MKKYLRTFYIFCCVLLVPTIAISQSKTFKNPKANTKIIGQQWEVIDLVFSAKTKSKSPFDIKATAHVTGKKESQQIPLFYNGNDTWVLRYSSANTEEQSFVISSELKALDGKRGKITITKNQKTDRHGGIVLNENNPQHLFYEDGSHYFNLAFECDWLFALDYGQDDINKTKHLLSLLNEYRFNQVVMNVYSYDVSWPKDKRLAEHPEHEYGGREDIFPFLGSNSNPDFSSLNINFFKHFDKVISEMHNQEIVSHLMIYVWNKLVSWPEMESEADNRYYNYVIKRYQAFPNIIWDVSKEALHKTRATAGYISERIERTRKLDSYGRLVSVHDYGFCRNHADEVDFISMQNWQHTLYQNMLNARNDFPNKPIFNIEHGGYEASPYVVFPGAYTDAEVCLRRNYMCLFAGGYTTYYWQGASWNALIHNPFEQPKDFQKPHFEYFTHMRKLFDSAPFENFEANSRYNGSGYNLTNKKDGIILLYTPKENHYTSAKVQVSREFNFENATQQWFNTLTGEFTLEEKYEMKELGFWDYRPWRYEADAVLIIRNLKPKNK, from the coding sequence ATGAAAAAATATCTGAGAACTTTTTATATTTTTTGCTGTGTACTTTTGGTTCCAACCATAGCTATCTCACAGTCCAAAACTTTTAAAAATCCAAAGGCTAATACTAAAATTATAGGTCAGCAATGGGAGGTCATAGATTTAGTTTTTTCCGCAAAAACCAAATCTAAATCACCTTTTGACATCAAAGCCACCGCACACGTTACGGGTAAAAAAGAATCACAACAAATACCACTGTTCTATAATGGAAATGATACTTGGGTCTTACGCTATTCTAGCGCTAATACGGAAGAACAATCGTTTGTTATCTCATCAGAGTTAAAAGCTCTGGATGGAAAAAGGGGAAAGATTACGATCACTAAAAATCAAAAAACAGACCGTCACGGGGGAATTGTTCTCAATGAAAACAATCCACAGCATCTATTTTATGAAGATGGTTCGCACTATTTCAATTTAGCTTTTGAATGCGATTGGTTGTTTGCTTTAGATTATGGACAGGATGATATCAACAAGACAAAACATCTGTTATCGCTCTTAAACGAGTATCGCTTCAATCAAGTAGTAATGAATGTGTATTCTTATGACGTTTCTTGGCCAAAAGACAAACGCCTTGCCGAACATCCTGAACATGAATATGGCGGTCGTGAAGATATTTTCCCTTTTCTAGGTTCGAATTCTAATCCAGATTTTAGTTCTTTAAACATTAACTTTTTTAAACATTTTGACAAGGTTATTTCTGAAATGCATAATCAGGAAATCGTTAGTCACCTTATGATTTATGTTTGGAACAAACTCGTTTCATGGCCAGAAATGGAATCTGAAGCGGACAACAGATATTACAATTATGTCATTAAGCGATACCAGGCATTCCCGAATATAATTTGGGATGTTTCAAAAGAAGCGCTTCACAAAACTAGGGCGACTGCCGGCTATATTTCGGAACGTATTGAACGAACTAGAAAGTTAGATTCTTATGGTAGATTGGTCTCCGTTCACGATTATGGATTCTGTAGAAACCATGCGGATGAAGTAGATTTTATTTCGATGCAAAACTGGCAGCATACCCTATACCAAAATATGCTAAATGCTAGAAACGACTTCCCCAACAAACCTATTTTTAATATTGAACACGGGGGTTACGAAGCTTCTCCTTATGTAGTTTTCCCTGGAGCATATACGGATGCGGAAGTTTGTTTACGAAGAAATTATATGTGTCTTTTTGCCGGTGGGTATACTACCTATTATTGGCAAGGTGCTTCATGGAATGCACTTATCCATAATCCATTTGAACAACCCAAAGATTTCCAAAAACCTCACTTTGAGTATTTCACCCATATGCGTAAACTTTTTGACAGTGCTCCGTTTGAGAACTTTGAAGCCAATTCTCGTTACAATGGTAGCGGTTATAATTTGACCAACAAAAAAGACGGTATTATACTGCTATACACGCCAAAAGAAAATCATTATACCTCGGCCAAAGTCCAGGTTTCAAGAGAATTTAACTTTGAAAATGCCACTCAACAGTGGTTCAACACACTTACAGGAGAGTTCACTCTCGAAGAAAAATACGAAATGAAAGAGCTTGGTTTTTGGGATTATCGGCCATGGCGTTATGAAGCGGATGCCGTTCTTATCATTCGGAATTTAAAACCAAAAAACAAATGA
- a CDS encoding 3-keto-disaccharide hydrolase has translation MRLNKMIFCFAIVLTFCQCQQLKNQKTDKENWQVLFNGENLDGWVVKFNHHELGDNYANTFRVVDSVIQVNYDGYTEFGERFGHLFYHKPFSAYHLKFEYRFTEQWMDEAPIHAYRNSGIMFHSQDPKIILKDQKWPVAVEFQFLAEETEGEPRSTGNSCSPGTHIHKDGELLKQHVVESSSKTYKWNQWVKGELIVDKQSNITHIVEGDTVLQYSNPIIGGRAIVGSNPDMLVDGTAISSGFIGLQAEGQGVEFKSIKIKTLD, from the coding sequence ATGAGATTAAATAAAATGATTTTTTGCTTTGCTATAGTGCTTACTTTTTGCCAATGCCAACAGCTAAAAAACCAAAAAACGGATAAGGAAAATTGGCAAGTTCTTTTCAATGGAGAAAATTTGGACGGATGGGTCGTTAAGTTTAACCATCATGAATTAGGAGATAATTACGCAAATACTTTTAGAGTGGTTGACAGTGTAATCCAAGTAAATTATGATGGCTATACTGAATTTGGGGAACGCTTTGGACATTTGTTTTATCATAAACCATTTTCAGCTTATCATCTTAAATTTGAATATCGTTTTACAGAACAGTGGATGGACGAGGCTCCTATACATGCCTACCGTAACAGTGGTATTATGTTTCATTCACAAGACCCAAAAATCATTTTAAAAGATCAGAAATGGCCGGTAGCTGTAGAGTTTCAATTTTTAGCTGAAGAAACAGAGGGCGAACCAAGGTCTACTGGAAATTCATGCAGCCCGGGAACACACATTCATAAAGATGGTGAATTACTTAAGCAGCATGTTGTAGAATCCAGCTCCAAAACTTACAAATGGAATCAATGGGTGAAGGGTGAGTTAATTGTAGATAAGCAATCTAATATAACGCATATCGTGGAAGGAGATACTGTTTTGCAATACTCAAACCCTATCATTGGAGGTCGTGCTATAGTAGGCTCCAATCCAGATATGCTAGTAGATGGCACAGCAATATCAAGCGGCTTTATTGGTCTACAGGCCGAAGGCCAAGGAGTAGAATTTAAGTCCATTAAGATTAAGACATTGGATTAA